In the genome of Paenibacillus sp. FSL R5-0766, one region contains:
- the flgG gene encoding flagellar basal body rod protein FlgG: MIKSMYSGVSGMRGFQTKLDVIGNNIANVNTVGFKGSRVMFKDIMSQTTAGVTAPGDASGGVNAKQIGLGVTVGSIDTLHLAGSPMTTNNPTDLRINGDGFFLVRLSEDQEIPYLTRAGDFHVDAARNLLTSDGLFVLDNGGGNITIPDDVVSFTIGQDGTINQTMADGTIEAGPQLGIGKVVNPEGLEKIGGNLYRMTANANPDGALEPLTANSAEDGTGAIIAGQLEMSNVDLTGEFTEMIVAQRGFQANSRIITTSDEILQEVVNLKR; this comes from the coding sequence ATGATAAAATCAATGTACTCAGGCGTTTCCGGGATGCGGGGTTTCCAAACAAAACTCGACGTAATTGGTAACAATATTGCGAACGTAAACACGGTTGGCTTCAAAGGCAGTCGGGTTATGTTCAAAGATATTATGAGCCAAACAACGGCAGGGGTAACTGCCCCTGGCGATGCAAGTGGTGGTGTCAATGCGAAACAAATCGGTCTTGGTGTAACGGTAGGTTCAATTGATACGCTGCATCTGGCAGGTAGCCCAATGACAACGAATAATCCAACAGATCTTCGGATTAATGGAGATGGATTCTTCTTGGTACGTTTGAGTGAAGATCAGGAAATACCTTACCTGACTCGTGCAGGGGATTTCCATGTGGATGCTGCACGTAACCTTTTGACTTCGGATGGATTGTTTGTTCTGGATAATGGTGGTGGAAATATTACGATACCGGATGATGTGGTTTCCTTCACGATAGGTCAGGATGGAACAATTAACCAAACCATGGCAGACGGAACCATCGAAGCGGGTCCACAGCTTGGAATAGGTAAAGTTGTCAATCCAGAAGGCCTTGAGAAAATTGGGGGCAACTTGTACCGTATGACAGCAAACGCGAATCCGGATGGGGCGCTGGAACCATTAACAGCGAACAGTGCTGAGGACGGAACAGGAGCAATCATTGCTGGACAGCTCGAGATGTCTAACGTGGATCTGACAGGAGAGTTTACTGAGATGATTGTAGCTCAACGTGGATTCCAGGCAAACTCCCGGATCATTACAACGTCGGATGAAATACTTCAGGAAGTTGTTAACCTGAAACGTTAA
- the fliP gene encoding flagellar type III secretion system pore protein FliP (The bacterial flagellar biogenesis protein FliP forms a type III secretion system (T3SS)-type pore required for flagellar assembly.) yields MKKKIWLACCLLGLISLASVTVAFAEPIPNIDIQIGNGDGGTPSTSSLSIILLITVLSIAPAMLVLMTSFTRIVIVLGFIRTSLGTQQMPPNQVLVGLALFLTLFIMSPTLSSINQVALQPYLQGELTQTEALEKAADPMKKFMFSHTREKDLLLFMKYNQTEQPKTYQDIPITVMVPAYVISELKTAFQMGFMIFIPFLVIDIVVASTLMAMGMMMLPPVMISLPFKILLFVLVDGWYLVVKSLLLSFNT; encoded by the coding sequence ATGAAGAAAAAGATTTGGTTAGCGTGTTGTTTATTAGGACTTATCAGTCTGGCATCTGTAACGGTTGCCTTTGCCGAACCCATTCCGAATATTGATATTCAGATTGGAAACGGTGATGGAGGGACACCAAGCACGAGTTCACTGTCCATCATTCTGTTAATTACGGTGCTTAGTATTGCTCCAGCGATGCTTGTACTGATGACCAGTTTTACTCGGATTGTGATTGTGCTCGGTTTTATACGTACATCTTTGGGTACACAACAAATGCCACCCAATCAGGTGCTGGTCGGTTTGGCGCTATTTCTGACACTTTTCATTATGTCGCCGACATTGTCTTCCATAAATCAGGTAGCGCTTCAGCCCTATCTCCAGGGAGAGCTTACGCAAACCGAGGCACTTGAAAAAGCAGCGGATCCCATGAAGAAATTTATGTTTAGTCACACCAGAGAAAAAGATCTGTTACTGTTTATGAAGTACAATCAGACTGAACAACCAAAGACCTATCAGGATATCCCAATTACTGTTATGGTGCCGGCATATGTAATCAGTGAGTTGAAGACAGCATTCCAGATGGGGTTTATGATTTTTATTCCGTTTCTGGTTATAGACATTGTTGTCGCGAGTACACTCATGGCAATGGGGATGATGATGCTTCCGCCGGTCATGATCTCATTACCTTTCAAAATACTGCTCTTTGTCCTTGTGGACGGGTGGTACCTGGTTGTCAAGTCACTGTTACTGAGTTTTAACACTTGA
- the fliQ gene encoding flagellar biosynthesis protein FliQ gives MTSEFIIGLAGKAVYTSLLASAPMLILALVVGLAISIFQATTQIQEQTLAFVPKIVAVLLAVLLFGPWILNILVDFTFNILDNLYRYIG, from the coding sequence ATGACTTCGGAATTTATTATCGGTCTGGCCGGGAAAGCGGTATACACGTCATTGCTGGCCAGCGCACCCATGCTTATACTAGCTCTGGTTGTAGGACTTGCAATCAGTATTTTTCAAGCGACAACTCAAATTCAGGAACAAACATTAGCTTTTGTGCCCAAGATTGTTGCCGTACTTCTGGCGGTACTTTTGTTTGGACCTTGGATCTTAAATATCTTGGTCGATTTTACGTTTAACATTCTCGATAATCTATACAGATACATAGGGTAG
- a CDS encoding TIGR02530 family flagellar biosynthesis protein, protein MSDRITVGQLYAGPITPNMLQRPKTGEASAIPEKPFAKVLEDNLLKLSNHAAKRLEQRGIELKTEQMEQIGSALDKAAAKGAKESLILMQDMAFIVNVKNRTVVTAMDSESMKDNVFTQIDSAVIIS, encoded by the coding sequence ATGAGTGATCGCATAACGGTTGGACAATTATACGCAGGCCCGATTACACCGAATATGCTTCAAAGACCCAAAACGGGAGAAGCTTCGGCTATACCCGAAAAACCTTTTGCAAAGGTGCTGGAAGATAATCTTCTGAAATTGAGCAATCATGCTGCCAAACGATTGGAACAGCGTGGTATTGAACTCAAGACCGAGCAAATGGAACAGATTGGTTCTGCTTTGGACAAAGCTGCTGCTAAAGGAGCCAAAGAGTCATTGATTTTAATGCAGGATATGGCTTTTATCGTCAATGTCAAAAATCGTACTGTGGTTACAGCTATGGATAGTGAGAGCATGAAGGATAATGTGTTCACTCAGATTGATAGTGCCGTAATCATTTCTTAA
- a CDS encoding flagellar FlbD family protein produces MISVTRLNGSPMWLNALMVEIVEETPDTYITLVTGKRLIVLEKADDVISKIKDYNREIGVQAATIKVQQTEES; encoded by the coding sequence ATGATTTCGGTTACGCGGTTAAATGGTTCTCCCATGTGGTTAAATGCGCTGATGGTTGAAATTGTGGAAGAGACGCCGGATACGTATATTACTCTGGTAACTGGAAAGAGACTGATTGTGCTTGAAAAAGCCGATGACGTTATTTCCAAGATTAAAGATTACAACCGTGAAATCGGGGTTCAGGCAGCCACTATTAAAGTGCAGCAAACGGAGGAATCCTGA
- a CDS encoding flagellar biosynthetic protein FliO, producing the protein MAQGDIPGGAGVGTNYYLQLVWVIVVLAVILALIVYLIRFLNKRNQQMFRHGTIRTLGGVGLGQNKSLQIIEIGGSVYLLGVGEDIQLVDKVSDLEEAQRIIDSFERDAAAQQGNLSPLIAKLTKRFRREEPPREMELEDTTSFHEMFESKLRQMPNRKEKMEKLLDKDNTTDRSRDS; encoded by the coding sequence ATGGCTCAGGGTGATATTCCAGGAGGAGCTGGCGTGGGAACCAATTATTATTTACAGCTTGTATGGGTGATTGTTGTCCTGGCCGTCATCCTGGCCCTTATTGTTTATCTGATCCGGTTCTTAAACAAACGGAATCAGCAAATGTTCCGGCACGGCACAATTCGTACCCTGGGCGGGGTTGGACTGGGGCAAAACAAGTCGCTGCAAATTATTGAAATTGGTGGAAGTGTATATCTGCTTGGTGTAGGTGAAGACATTCAGTTGGTAGATAAGGTTTCAGATCTGGAAGAGGCGCAAAGAATCATTGATTCCTTCGAAAGAGATGCTGCTGCACAACAAGGGAATCTCTCACCTCTCATTGCCAAGCTCACAAAACGTTTCCGTAGAGAAGAACCGCCGCGGGAAATGGAACTAGAGGACACAACTTCTTTTCACGAAATGTTTGAATCCAAACTTCGGCAGATGCCTAACCGTAAAGAGAAGATGGAAAAGCTCCTGGATAAAGACAATACTACAGATCGGTCGAGGGATTCATGA
- the fliM gene encoding flagellar motor switch protein FliM — protein MVDVLSQNEIDALLAALSSGEMDAEELKKEETQKKIRSYDFKRAVRFSKDHIRSLTRIHENFARFLTTYFSAQLRTFVQINVVQVEQLPYDEFIRSIPKMTILNIFEAEPLQGRMVMEVHPNVGYAMLDRLLGGTGIAPTKIASMTEIETTIMERIFSRAFESLQEAWKTVLDISPRMEALETNPQFMQIVSPNETIALISLSTKIGDTTGMINLCIPHVVLEPIMSRLSTHQWFVSEKKTRAPEEYDALKERVNKAKLPIVAELGESRISIAEFLGLSVGDVITLNKPVDEGLSIKVGDKLKYMGSPGTIKDRVAVQIDKIVTEGVEEFDE, from the coding sequence ATGGTGGATGTATTATCACAAAATGAGATTGACGCCCTATTAGCAGCCCTTTCTTCTGGTGAAATGGACGCAGAAGAATTGAAGAAGGAAGAAACTCAGAAGAAAATCAGATCGTACGATTTTAAGCGGGCAGTGCGTTTTTCCAAAGACCATATCAGAAGCTTGACTCGTATTCACGAAAACTTTGCACGCTTTCTCACCACTTATTTTTCAGCCCAACTGCGGACGTTCGTTCAAATCAATGTCGTTCAGGTCGAACAGTTGCCTTATGATGAGTTTATCCGTTCTATTCCTAAGATGACGATATTGAACATTTTTGAAGCGGAGCCACTACAGGGACGAATGGTGATGGAAGTCCATCCAAACGTGGGATATGCGATGTTGGATCGCCTGCTTGGTGGAACCGGAATTGCTCCAACCAAGATCGCATCCATGACGGAGATTGAGACGACCATCATGGAGCGGATATTCAGCCGAGCATTTGAAAGTTTGCAGGAAGCATGGAAGACTGTGTTGGATATTTCCCCAAGGATGGAAGCGCTCGAGACCAATCCGCAATTTATGCAGATTGTATCTCCCAATGAGACCATTGCTCTGATCTCGCTCAGTACCAAAATTGGTGACACGACAGGCATGATCAATCTATGTATACCGCATGTCGTTCTTGAACCTATTATGTCACGGTTGTCAACTCATCAGTGGTTTGTTTCGGAGAAGAAAACGAGAGCTCCGGAGGAGTATGATGCTCTAAAAGAGCGTGTAAACAAAGCCAAGTTACCAATCGTTGCGGAATTGGGAGAATCGAGAATTTCAATTGCAGAATTTCTGGGTCTGTCCGTTGGTGATGTCATTACATTGAACAAACCAGTTGATGAGGGACTTTCCATTAAAGTGGGTGACAAACTGAAATACATGGGCAGTCCGGGGACAATCAAAGACCGTGTGGCTGTGCAAATAGACAAGATTGTCACCGAAGGAGTTGAAGAATTTGACGAGTAA
- the fliR gene encoding flagellar biosynthetic protein FliR, whose translation METLLQSFPVALLMFCRITSFFVTAPVFSARNVPASVKIGISAFVTLSVYLIYGIDQTVPTDLSYVLLIIREILIGLLLGFVAYLLMTAVQTAGTFIDLQIGFGMANVYDPMTGASAPLTGNLKYAFAMLLFLTMNGHHYLLDAIVYSYRWVPLSNMFFLRLADGSIAEFLIQTLGQSFMLAFQMSAPIVVALFLTDVGLGFLAKTAPQFNVFAVGLPLKLLVGLAILLLLVPSFSFVFSQLFEAIFRSMEKLLGTIGQRPG comes from the coding sequence ATGGAGACATTGTTGCAAAGTTTCCCTGTCGCTCTGCTTATGTTTTGTCGAATCACATCATTTTTTGTAACTGCACCAGTTTTTTCGGCGCGAAATGTGCCGGCTTCAGTTAAAATTGGTATCTCTGCATTTGTCACATTATCTGTCTATCTGATCTATGGAATAGACCAGACCGTGCCCACAGACCTGAGCTATGTCTTATTGATCATCAGAGAGATTTTAATTGGCCTGCTTTTAGGTTTTGTGGCTTATCTGTTGATGACGGCTGTTCAGACTGCAGGGACCTTTATCGATCTACAGATCGGTTTTGGTATGGCTAATGTATATGATCCAATGACAGGTGCTTCAGCTCCACTTACGGGTAACTTGAAGTATGCATTTGCAATGCTTCTGTTTCTGACGATGAATGGACACCATTATTTGCTGGATGCGATAGTTTACAGTTACCGGTGGGTACCATTATCGAATATGTTTTTCCTACGGTTGGCAGATGGAAGTATTGCTGAATTTTTGATACAGACCTTAGGTCAATCATTTATGCTGGCTTTTCAGATGTCGGCTCCAATTGTAGTTGCGCTGTTTTTGACGGATGTTGGATTGGGTTTTTTGGCCAAAACTGCTCCTCAATTTAATGTATTTGCAGTTGGGTTGCCGCTTAAGTTACTCGTTGGTCTTGCTATTTTGCTTTTGCTGGTTCCCAGTTTCTCCTTTGTATTTAGTCAATTGTTCGAAGCGATATTCAGATCGATGGAAAAATTGCTTGGAACCATTGGACAAAGGCCCGGCTGA
- a CDS encoding flagellar hook capping FlgD N-terminal domain-containing protein — protein MANEIVSTNNTWPNYSAANKATTSAATKELGKDQFLKILITQLQNQDPMQPMEDKEFIAQMAQFSSVEQLVNISTQLKTLNQSLGAVSGMIGMEVSWLSSNKDDNGTLRQGIVDSIIVRDSVQYAKVGNDEIKLDEIIQVNYPNQAEESQTPVENVQDVTPETNESQEVESSAETGDTEDSGKTI, from the coding sequence ATGGCTAATGAAATTGTTTCAACGAATAATACCTGGCCGAACTATTCGGCAGCCAATAAAGCAACTACAAGTGCTGCAACAAAAGAATTGGGTAAAGATCAGTTTCTAAAAATCCTGATTACCCAGCTGCAAAATCAAGACCCGATGCAGCCGATGGAGGATAAGGAATTTATCGCTCAAATGGCACAGTTCAGCTCAGTGGAACAACTGGTCAATATTTCTACCCAGCTTAAAACATTGAACCAGTCCCTTGGTGCTGTATCCGGTATGATTGGCATGGAGGTAAGTTGGCTTTCTTCTAATAAAGATGATAACGGAACTCTTCGTCAGGGTATTGTAGATTCCATCATTGTAAGAGATAGCGTTCAATACGCAAAAGTGGGCAACGACGAGATTAAGCTGGATGAGATCATTCAGGTGAATTATCCAAACCAGGCAGAAGAGAGTCAAACTCCAGTAGAGAATGTTCAGGATGTAACTCCTGAAACGAACGAGAGCCAGGAAGTTGAATCATCCGCTGAAACGGGTGATACGGAAGATAGCGGGAAAACGATATGA
- the fliY gene encoding flagellar motor switch phosphatase FliY: MTSKDYLSQEEIDALLRQSESINSSEPAEKTVDDFLTELEQDALGEIGNITFGSAATALSTLLGLKVDITTPKVSIISRTQFEEAFPKPHVAVHVNYVDGFEGINSLVIKKRDAQVIADLMLGGEGNPVDEELNEIHISAVQEAMNQMMGSSATSMSTIFNRFVNISPPGIDILNLESGEGVSNLPADETLIQVSFRLLIGDLIDSNLMQLLPVHFAKSMVDMLIGGAQESTASAPVASTPEPAPAAVPATPPPVAEQPPVQHQQAPQAPQQPAQDYNGYGQAPMGMPQGMPPQQPYGMPPQQPYGAPQHYGGMPNRNVNVQPVQFANLQNGAYGQVDENNLNLLMDIPLKVTVELGRTQKQIKDILELSQGSIVELDKLAGEPVDILVNNKLIAKGEVVVIDENFGVRVIDIVSQWDRIQKLQ, encoded by the coding sequence TTGACGAGTAAGGATTATTTATCCCAAGAAGAAATCGATGCTTTGCTCAGGCAATCGGAATCGATAAACAGCTCGGAACCCGCTGAAAAGACGGTTGATGATTTTTTGACCGAGCTGGAGCAGGATGCCTTGGGGGAGATTGGTAACATTACATTTGGTAGCGCGGCAACAGCCTTGTCCACGCTATTAGGCCTCAAAGTAGATATTACAACACCTAAAGTTTCTATCATTAGTCGAACGCAGTTTGAAGAAGCTTTTCCTAAGCCGCATGTTGCCGTTCATGTGAACTACGTGGATGGATTCGAAGGCATTAACTCACTTGTTATCAAGAAGAGAGATGCTCAAGTCATCGCTGATTTGATGCTGGGTGGCGAAGGAAATCCGGTCGATGAAGAACTGAATGAAATCCATATTAGTGCAGTACAGGAAGCGATGAACCAGATGATGGGTTCCTCTGCAACCTCAATGTCCACGATTTTTAATCGTTTTGTGAATATTTCCCCTCCGGGAATCGATATTCTCAATCTGGAGAGTGGAGAGGGTGTAAGTAATCTTCCAGCAGATGAGACCCTTATCCAAGTTTCATTTCGTTTGTTAATCGGGGATTTGATCGATTCCAATCTGATGCAGTTGCTTCCAGTACATTTTGCCAAAAGCATGGTAGATATGCTGATTGGAGGCGCTCAGGAGTCAACTGCCAGCGCACCAGTGGCATCAACACCTGAACCTGCGCCAGCAGCTGTACCAGCAACGCCGCCACCGGTTGCGGAGCAGCCGCCCGTTCAGCACCAACAGGCTCCACAGGCTCCACAACAGCCTGCTCAGGACTATAACGGATATGGACAGGCCCCGATGGGTATGCCTCAAGGAATGCCGCCACAGCAGCCGTATGGCATGCCACCGCAGCAACCTTATGGTGCACCTCAACATTACGGTGGAATGCCAAATAGGAATGTTAACGTACAACCAGTTCAATTCGCCAATTTGCAAAATGGGGCGTATGGTCAGGTAGACGAAAACAATTTGAATTTATTGATGGACATTCCCCTTAAGGTCACCGTAGAATTAGGAAGGACCCAGAAGCAAATTAAAGATATTTTGGAACTGTCACAGGGTTCGATTGTCGAACTGGATAAGTTAGCCGGGGAACCTGTCGATATTTTGGTGAATAACAAACTGATCGCCAAGGGAGAAGTTGTCGTTATTGACGAAAACTTTGGTGTTCGTGTTATAGATATCGTTAGCCAATGGGACCGAATTCAGAAATTACAATAA
- a CDS encoding response regulator, with amino-acid sequence MANRILVVDDAAFMRMMIRDILSKNGYEVVGEAQDGSQAIEKFKELRPDLITMDITMPEMDGIAALKEIKKIDANAKVIMCSAMGQQAMVIDAIQAGAKDFIVKPFQSDRVIEAISKTLGV; translated from the coding sequence ATGGCAAACCGAATTTTAGTCGTAGACGACGCTGCATTTATGAGAATGATGATCCGGGACATTTTGTCCAAAAATGGATATGAGGTTGTTGGTGAGGCACAGGATGGCTCACAAGCAATTGAGAAATTTAAAGAGCTTCGTCCGGATCTGATCACAATGGATATTACGATGCCTGAGATGGACGGCATTGCAGCTTTGAAAGAAATCAAGAAGATTGATGCTAACGCTAAAGTAATTATGTGCTCCGCGATGGGTCAACAAGCGATGGTAATCGACGCTATTCAAGCAGGTGCTAAAGACTTTATCGTTAAACCGTTCCAATCTGACCGGGTTATCGAAGCGATCAGCAAGACACTGGGCGTTTAA
- a CDS encoding flagellar basal body-associated FliL family protein has protein sequence MKKMMPWLATMLLAITLIVVVVFVFMQGQNGNKDDTHTAAASEAKKMTADEIVEVSSELGEIKTNLADTDHVVVVSFSFKLSDKTAKEDFEKIKEITVKPIIIQTFADTKSEELATAKGRVQFNERLTGLINEALPEGKLSSTSFSAFVMAPM, from the coding sequence ATGAAAAAAATGATGCCCTGGCTTGCAACGATGTTGCTGGCGATAACACTCATTGTGGTGGTTGTGTTTGTATTTATGCAAGGACAGAACGGGAATAAGGACGACACACATACGGCGGCAGCTTCAGAAGCCAAGAAGATGACTGCGGATGAGATTGTAGAGGTTTCTTCTGAGCTTGGAGAAATTAAAACCAATTTGGCTGATACGGATCATGTTGTAGTTGTCAGCTTCTCATTCAAGTTGTCAGACAAGACAGCCAAAGAAGATTTCGAGAAAATCAAAGAAATTACAGTGAAGCCTATTATCATTCAGACGTTTGCGGATACAAAGTCTGAGGAGCTGGCTACAGCGAAGGGCCGCGTACAATTTAATGAGAGATTGACGGGACTAATTAATGAAGCTTTACCTGAAGGTAAGTTGAGCAGCACCAGTTTTTCAGCTTTTGTAATGGCGCCAATGTAA
- the flhB gene encoding flagellar biosynthesis protein FlhB, whose translation MKLQLDLQLFSGEKTEKATPKKRQDTRKKGQVVKSAELSGASILLIAFLIMMVFSNFYKERIVRLFTDIFINRLSMDITGENVMALMMRYGIEVLLLIAPVLLGALLVALIVNYMQVGFLLVGEGLKPKLEKLDPIKGFKNIFSLRSLVEFAKSILKMSIIGYLVYSTIKGYQSDIASLSHFSLDAILHFAASITLSLGIKIAVALMILAIFDYMYQKYDHEKKIRMSKQDIKDEYKKMEGDPLIKGKIRERQRRMAMQRMMQEVPNADVIITNPTHFAVALKYEGSEMEAPQIIAKGQDYVALRIKEIAKENGVITMENKPLARALFQRAEIGDAIPADLFQAVAEVLAYVYKLKGRTK comes from the coding sequence ATGAAACTTCAACTCGACCTCCAGTTATTTTCAGGGGAGAAGACGGAGAAAGCTACCCCGAAAAAGAGACAGGATACACGAAAAAAAGGACAGGTTGTAAAAAGTGCTGAACTATCTGGCGCATCCATTCTCCTAATCGCGTTTTTGATCATGATGGTATTCAGCAATTTTTATAAAGAACGTATAGTTCGTCTGTTTACAGATATCTTCATCAATCGATTGAGTATGGATATCACCGGAGAGAATGTGATGGCGCTTATGATGCGCTATGGCATTGAAGTTTTGTTATTGATCGCTCCCGTTTTGCTGGGTGCGTTATTGGTTGCTTTGATCGTTAACTACATGCAAGTTGGTTTTCTTCTTGTAGGGGAAGGTCTGAAGCCAAAACTTGAGAAACTGGACCCGATTAAAGGTTTCAAAAATATATTCTCTCTCCGCTCATTAGTGGAATTTGCTAAATCCATTTTGAAAATGTCGATTATCGGTTATCTCGTTTACAGTACAATTAAGGGCTACCAGTCAGATATTGCTTCACTTTCTCATTTTTCATTGGATGCTATTTTACATTTCGCTGCGTCGATCACTTTAAGTCTTGGTATCAAGATTGCAGTGGCATTAATGATACTTGCGATATTTGATTACATGTATCAGAAGTATGACCATGAGAAGAAGATTCGTATGTCCAAGCAAGACATTAAGGATGAGTACAAGAAAATGGAAGGTGATCCGCTGATCAAAGGTAAAATCCGGGAACGTCAGCGTCGTATGGCTATGCAGCGTATGATGCAGGAAGTGCCGAATGCGGATGTAATCATCACGAACCCGACCCACTTTGCGGTTGCGCTAAAGTATGAAGGTTCCGAGATGGAGGCACCGCAGATTATTGCCAAAGGTCAGGATTATGTCGCCTTGCGTATTAAGGAAATTGCCAAAGAAAACGGTGTTATTACCATGGAAAACAAGCCGTTAGCACGAGCATTGTTCCAGAGAGCCGAGATTGGTGACGCTATACCGGCCGATTTGTTTCAAGCGGTAGCCGAAGTGCTGGCTTATGTATATAAACTAAAGGGCAGAACGAAATAA